The following nucleotide sequence is from Halomonas chromatireducens.
GCCCCGTTCTGGGCGCCCTTGTCGCGCAGGATGCGGGTCAGCCGCCGGGTATCGATATCGGCGATGCCGAGCACGTTCTGGCTCTTCAGGTAGTCGGAGAGCGACTGTTCGGAGCGGAAGTTGCTGGCGATCAGCGGCAGGTCGCGGATCACCAGGCCCGCGGCGGCGATGGCGCCGGACTCCACATCCTCGGCGTTGACGCCGGTATTGCCGATGTGGGGGTAGGTGAGGGTGACGATCTGCCGGGTATAGGAGGGGTCGGTGAGGATTTCCTGATAGCCGGTCATGGCCGTATTGAACACCACCTCACCGCTGGTCTGTCCATCGGCACCGATGGCCGTGCCGTGAAAGAGACTGCCATCTTCCAGGGCCAGTATCGCGGGTTTGTTCAATGCGGGGCTGTTCAAGACAAGGTCCTCCCATGCTGTGGGAGCCTGAGGGGCGCAGGCTCCGCGGCTATCGTCGCTGCGACAGATTCGGCTCGTAAAAAAGCGGGACGAAGCCGATAAAAGAACCGGTTTCATCCCGCTTGTTGTCATATTCTTCGGGGGCTGGCAAACGCAACAAGCGCGCAGTAATGACTGCTATTTTCAGGCGCCCGGCCAAAATTTTGGGGATATTACAGGATCCGGCCTCACCTGGCTACCATCTTGCGCCCTGAACCTCATGTCCACGCTGACGATCCGGGGCTGATCCGAGCACAGGACTCCGAGGATGCGCTGTGAACCCATCCCTGGGCGCTACCGATTCCATCCCTGGAATCGGACCTCCTCTTCGGCCTGTCCTCGGCGCCCCTCGGTCGGCGGCCGCCCCACAGGTTCAGAGGCCAAGCACATCCTGCATGTCATACCGGCCGTTGGGCCGGTCGGCCACCCAGCGCGCCGCGCGTACCGCACCCTTGGCGAAGGTCATGCGGCTCGACGCCTTGTGGGTGATCTCGATGCGCTCGCCCTCGGTGGCGAACATCACCGTGTGCTCGCCGACGATATCCCCGGCACGCACCGTGGCGAAGCCGATTTCCTTGTCCGTGCGCGGCCCGCACTGGCCCTCGCGGGCGAAGACGCCGTGCTCCTTGAGCGTGCGGCCGAGGCTCTCGGCCACCACCTCGCCCATCTTCAGCGCGGTGCCCGAGGGGGAATCCACCTTGTGGCGATGGTGCGCCTCGATCACCTCGATGTCGTAGCCCTCGTCGCCCAGCGCCCGGGCCGCGGTTTCCAGCAGCTTCAGCGTCAGGTTGACCCCGACGCTCATGTTGGGCGCGAAGACCAGCGGGAGCCTGTCACGGTAGGCGTCGAGCGCGGCCAGCTCCTCGTCGGAGAGCCCGGTGGTGCCGATGACGATCCGCTTGCCGTGCTTGGCGCAGAACGCCAGGTTGGCCAGCGTCACCTGCGGGCTGGTGAAGTCGATCAGCACGTCGAAATCATCGACGATGGCCTCGAGGGAGTCCACCGCCGTCACCCCCAGCCTGCCGACGCCCGCCAGCTCACCGATATCGGCACCGGCCAGCGAACTGCCCGGCTCGACGATACCGCCGGCCAGGGTGGCTCCGGCATCCTGCTGCACGGCGTTGACCAGGGTGCGGCCCATGCGGCCGGCGACGCCGACGATGGCGATACGGGTCATGCGGACTCCTGCAAATGCGGTGGCGTTAAGATGCCGCGAGTATACCAGAGGCTCAGGCTGCATCTCGTGGCAATACGCTGCGCTCGATCTCGTCGCCATGATCGAGCTCGACTCTCTTGAGCTCATACGCTGCCTGAAGGTTCAGCCACGACTGGGCATCACCACCGAAATAACGCGCCAGACGCAGGGCTGTATCCGCCGAAATCGCACGGCGCTCCTTGACGATCTCGTGCAACCGGGTCGAGGGCACACGCAGCTCACGTGCCAGGGCGTTGACGCTCATCCCCAGCGGCTCCAGATAGTCTTCCCGCAGCATCTCGCCTGGATGGATAGGTCGCATGCCATTCTTGATCATGATGGCAACTCCTGTTTGACAGAGGTCAGTGATAATCCACGATTTCGACATCGAAGGCGGCCCCGTTCTCGAAGCGAAAGCAGATTCTCCACTGATCGTTGATACGAATGCTGTACTGCCCCTGCCTGTCACCGCGTAGCGCCTCGAGACGGTTACCGGGTGGCGAGCGCAAGAAATCCAGCGTAGTCGCCGAATCCAGCAATTGGAGCTTGCGCTCGGCCTGGCGCCGGAAGGCACGAAATGAGTTGGAGCACCCCGCCCCCTCGAAAAGTCGCTGCGTTCGCTTGCAGGCAAAGGACTCGATCATGTCATCATGCTATTACGCGCTGCGTTATACGTCAAACAGGATTATCCACCTGACCACCCGCGGCTGCCACCGACACTTGGCAGCGAACCAACGCGGCCTCGTCGGACGACTCATGACGGCGCTTCGCTGCGCCCGTTGCGCAGCAGCAGCGCAATGGCGGTCAGCACCAGCAGGCTGCCCGGCAGCCAGTGCCAGCCGATCTGTTCCGGCGCGGTGACGAACAGCAGCAGCATGGAGACGAAGGGCACCAGATAGCCGTAGGCGGTGACGGCACCGGGGGTCAACGCCGAGGTGGCCCGCTGCATCAGCCAGAAGGTCAGGGCACTGGAGAAGAGCCCCAGGTAGGTCACCAGCAGCAGGTCATGCCAGCGCATCGACATGAGCTCGGCGGCGGGCTCTATCGCCAACCCCAGCAGGCCAATCCATACCCCGCCCATTCCCAGGCTCCAGAAGGTGCGCACCGAGGCCGCTTCCGGCAGCCAGCCATGGGCTAGCCCCCACTTGCTCAGCACCGGGTAGAGCGCCGAGGAGACACAGCCGAGGAAGAACACCGCCTCGCCGATGCCGAACTCGAGCCCTTCGCCATGCCCCATCGACTCGGCAACGGCCAGGCCCAGCGCCCCCAGGGCGCCCAGCGCAAGAATCGCCGGCAGTTGCCAGGTCAACCACTCGACGCGAAAGCCCAGCCCCAGCATAAAGGCCAGCAGCGGCACGGTGACGTAGAGCGTCGACATGGAGAGCGCCGTGGCGTGATGTGCCGCCCAGAACATGGCGCCGAAGAAACCGGCCAGGCAGAGGCCCATCAGGCTGTAGAGGGGCAGTAGCCGCCAGGAGGGCAGGAAATCGGCCGAGCGGCGCGCCAGCCACCAGAGCCCCGCGCAGGCGATGGCGAAGCGCAGCGCGGTCAGCGACAGCGGCGGCAGCTGGCTCATCAGCTCGACGGCGGGAAACGACAGCCCCACCAGTACCGCCCACAGCAGCATCCCCAGGTGGGCGGCGCGGGGCGACGCCGTGACGTTCAATTTTCCCAGACGATATCCAGATCCTCGTCACCCGCCATGCGCTGAAGGTGGGCATCCAGCACGCCCTCCAGGCGGTCGAGGCCCTCCTCGTCCAGCGCCTCGAGGGCAACCACCAGCTTGTCCGGCTCGGCCTGCATCAGGCAGGAGCCCTCCTCGAAGACCACCCGGCTCTCGGTCTCGCCCTGCTCCACCTCCAGCTTGTGCGCCCAGTGCTTGCACAGCCGGTTCATCAGCTTCGCAGCTGACTCGGTAGCGATCTCCGTTCGCGACATCGGCATGACGACCTCCCTTCGTATTCGATTGAACTCAAGACTAAGACGAGCGGATGGCCAATGCCAGTCCGCAGCACCACTCTTCAGCGAATATTCGCCTCGTCGTGATAGGCTGAACGAAACGTTTACAATACTGAAGCAGGGAGGCGGCATGAACCCGGCACTCAAGAGCCTGACACGGCTACGAGTGGGCCAAAGCAAGGGCGCACCGGCCTCCAATAAACCGTGCCTGATTCTCGCTCTTATTTGTGAGATCCAGGCGGGTCATGTCGCCTCAAGCCGAATCCCTATCGATACCCGATTGGTAACGCGTTACTGCGAGCTATACGAAATCGCAACCGGTGAGCGACAGAAGGCCAACCCCTGGTTACCGTTATGGCACCTGTCATCGGATGCAGGACCGAATGGCCGCCTCTGGGCACCAGTGTTTCATGACAAACTGGAAAAGATCGCCAAGCAGTTCGGCCAACCTAAGTCGATGAGTGATATCGAACACCGCTTTGTTGCCGCCGACCTGGATAGCGCTCTCTTTCGCGCAGCACAGGATAAGCCTTTGGCTTTTGAAGCTGCGGCCGTAGTAATAGGCCAATACTTTGGGCACTCCCCAGCCGCACAGCAGGCACTTCACGACTACCTTGGCCTGGCTTTCTCAAGTGGCGAATACGAAAAGAACCCCGAGAGACTGGAAGAAGGAGTACATGAGGCCAGCCAGCTCCAAGCGCGCTCAGCCGCATTCCGCTCACTGGTACTGGAAGCCTACGATTATCGATGCGCGGCCAGCCGCCTACGCTACATTTCGCCAGATTACCGTTACCTGGTCGAGGCCGCTCACTTGGTGCCCTTCACCGAGAGTCAGGACGACCATCCCACCAACGGACTGGCACTCACTCCCAATCTGCACTGGGCCATGGACAATCACCTCATTGCACCAGGGCCGGATCACAAGTGGCACGTCAGCCCCACCATCGATGCACTGGTGTCGGATAACCGTTGGCTCTGCGAGTTGGACGGCCACCCGCTGGCCTTGCCTCGTGATAGCCGCTGGCATCCGGCCCAGGGCGCTCTGACCTGGCGACTAGATCACCTGCAACGCTGAGTTGAAAACGACACCGCCCCGGCATCGAGCGATACCGGGGCGGCGTCTCATGGTGCGCGACCACCTTTGCTACGGCTTCATATCCTCGAAGAACTTCTTCACGCCGTCGAAGAAGCCGCTCTTCTTGGGCGAGTGGTGGGCGCTGTTGGTGCCCCCCAGGCTCTCCTGAAGCTGGCGCAGCAGATCCTTCTGCTCGTCGTTGAGGTTAACCGGTGTCTCGACCACGACCTTGCACAGCAGGTCCCCGGGCGGGCCGCCGCGCACCGGCTTGACGCCCTTGCCGCGCAGGCGGAACAGACGGCCGGTCTGGGTCTCGGCGGGGATCTTGAGCTTGACCCGGCCATCCAGCGTCGGCACTTCCAGCTCGCCGCCGAGTGCGGCGTCGATGAAGTTGATCGGCACGTCGCAGTGCAGGTGCTTGCCGTCGCGCTGGAAGATGTGGTGCGGCTTGATCGCCACCTGCACGTAGAGATCGCCCGGGGGCCCGCCGTTGATGCCGGACTCGCCCTCGCCGTTGAGGCGAATGCGGTCGCCGGTGTCGACGCCGGCGGGGATCTTCACCGACAGGGTGCGGGTCTCGCGCACGCGGCCTTCGCCGTGGCACTTGTGGCAGGGCACCTTGATATGCACACCGTTGCCGTGGCAGGTGGGGCAGGTCTGCTGCACGGCGAAGAAGCCCTGCTGCATGCGCACCTGGCCGTGGCCGTTACAGGTGGGGCAGGTCTCCTTGCTGGAGCCCGGCTCGGCACCCTGGCCGTCGCAGCGGTCGCACTCCACGTGGCGGGGCACGCGGATATCGACGGTGGTGCCGGAAACCGCACTCTCCAGATCGAGCTCCAGGTTGTAGCGCAGGTCGCTGCCCCGCTGCGGCGCATGGGGGCTGCGCCGGCCACCGCCACCGCCGAAGATGTCGCCGAACACGTCGCCGAAGATGTCGCTGAAGCCGCCGGCTCCCGCACCACCGCCGAAGCCGCCGCCACCGAAGCCGCCCGCCTGGCCGTCGACGCCGGCATGGCCGAACTGGTCGTAGGCGGCACGCTTCTCGCTGTCGCTCAGGACCTCGTAGGCTTCCGAGACCTCTCGAAACCGCTCGGCCGAACTCTCGTCATCCGGATTACGGTCCGGATGGTATTTCTGTGCCAGGCGCCGGTAGGCCTTCTTGATGTCTTTCGTATCGGCCCCGCGCTCGACGCCGAGCACTTCGTAATAATCGCGTTTGGACATGGGTCCATGCGCCTCCTGGTCTAGGCAGTTATCGCCTGATCCGCGGAAACGGCAACGCGGGAGTCATCCCCCCGCGCTGCCGCCGGCCGTGGCATACCCTCGACGATTACGGCTTCTTCTGGTCGTCGTTGACTTCTTCGTATTCGGCGTCGACCACGTCATCTTCCTGCTTGGCGCCAGGCTCCTGGCCCTCTTCACCACCGCCCTGCTGAGCAGCCTCGGCCTGGGCGGCATACATCTTCTGGGCCAGGTTGCCGGAGGCTTCGGTCAGGGTGTCCAGCTTGGCCTGGATGTCGTCCTTGTCGTCGCCCTTGAGCGCCTCTTCGAGCTCGGAGGCAGCCGTCTCGATGGCTTGCTTTTCCTCGTCGGTGGCGTGCTCGCCGGCTTCCTGCACCGTCTTGCGAGCGGCGTGGACCATGCCGTCGGCCTGGTTGCGCAGCGCCACCAGCTCCTCGAACTTCTTGTCCTCGTCGGCATGGGCCTCGGCATCGCGAACCATCTGCTCGATCTCGTCGTCGGACAGGCCGCTGGAGGCCTTGATCACGATCGACTGCTCCTTGCCGGTGGCCTTGTCCTTGGCGGACACGTTGAGGATACCGTTGGCGTCCAGGTCGAAGGCGACCTCGATCTGCGGCACGCCACGGGGCGCCGGCGGAATGTCGGCCAAGTCGAAGCGACCCAGCGACTTGTTGCCGCCCGCCTGCTTGCGCTCGCCCTGCAGCACGTGGATGGTCACGGCGGTCTGGTTGTCATCCGCGGTCGAGAAGGTCTGGGTCTTCTTGGTCGGGATGGTGGTGTTCTTCTCGATCAGCGGGGTCATCACGCCGCCCAGGGTCTCGATGCCGAGCGTCAGCGGGGTGACGTCGAGCAGCAGCACGTCCTTGACGTCGCCGCCCAGCACGCCGCCCTGGATTGCCGCACCCACGGCCACGGCCTCGTCCGGGTTGACGTCCTTGCGGGCTTCCTTGCCGAAGAAGTCAGCGACCTTCTTCTGCACCATCGGCATGCGGGTCTGACCGCCGACCAGGATCACGTCGTCGATCTCGGAGGCCGACAGGCCTGCATCGGCGAGCGCGGTCTTGCACGGCCCCAGGGAGCGCTGGACCAGATCCTCCACCAGCGACTCCAGCTTGGCCCGGGTCACCTTGACGTTGAGGTGCTTCGGGCCGGTGTTGTCGGCAGTGATGTAGGGCAGGTTGACGTCGGTCTGCTGGGCGCTGGAGAGCTCGATCTTGGCCTTCTCGGCGGCTTCCTTGAGGCGCTGCATGGCCAGGTTGTCGCCGGAAAGATCGATGCCGCTGTCGGACTTGAACTGATCGACCAGATAGTTGATCAGGTGCATGTCGAAGTCTTCGCCGCCCAGGAAGGTGTCGCCGTTGGTGGCCAGCACCTCGAACTGGGTCTCGCCGTCGACATCGGCCACTTCGATGATGGAGATATCGAAGGTACCGCCGCCCAGGTCGTAGACCGCAATGGTCTTGTCGCCGCGCGCCTTGTCCATGCCGTAGGCCAGCGCCGCCGCCGTGGGCTCGTTGATGATGCGCTTGACCTCGAGGCCGGCAATGCGGCCGGCATCCTTGGTGGCCTGGCGCTGGCTGTCGTTGAAGTAGGCCGGCACGGTAATGACCGCCTCGGTGACTTCTTCACCCAGATAGTCTTCCGCTGTCTTCTTCATTTTCTTCAGCACTTCGGCGCTGACCTGCGGCGGTGCCAGCTTCTTGCCCTTCACTTCCACCCAGGCGTCGCCGTTGTCGGCCTCGGTGATGCCGTAGGGCACCATCTTGATGTCTTTCTGGACGACATCGTCCTTGAAGCGACGGCCGATCAGGCGCTTGATGGCGTAAAGTGTGTTCTCGGGGTTGGTGACCGCCTGGCGCTTGGCCGACTGCCCCACCAGGATCTCCCCATCATCGGTGTAGGCGATGATGGAAGGCGTGGTGCGAGTACCTTCGGCGTTCTCGATCACCTTGGCGCTGTCGCCGTCGAGCACGGCCACACAGGAGTTGGTGGTCCCCAGGTCAATACCGATGATGCGTCCCATAGGAAATCCTCGAAAAGTCGTTGCTTGAATTCGTCTCTGCGGCGCTTGCCGCGGGGTTGTCGTCTATCTGGGGGGCAGAGTCTCTTATTTCAAGTCCTGCCCCCGATTCCGATGTGTAAACTCAGCCGGCAGCCTTGCTGACCACCACCATCGCCGGACGCACCAGGCGCCCATTGAGCAGGTAGCCCTTCTGCATCACTTCCATCACGCTGTTGGGTTCGAGCTCGGGGTTGGGCACCATGGCCATGGCCTCGTGGTACTGGGGGTCGAAGGGCTCACCCTGCGGGTCAACCGACTCGACGCCAAACTTGCCCAGCACGTCGTGCTGCATCTTCAAGGTCATGGACACACCCTCGCGGTGGGCCTCGCTGGCATCATCACCCATGGCCTCCAGTGCCTTCTCCAGGCTGTCGACCACCGGGAGCAGCTCCTTCACGAATTTCTCGAGGGCAAACTTGCGCGCCTTCTCGGCCTCCTGCTCGGCGCGCCGGCGCACGTTCTGCGCCTCGGCAGCCGTGCGCAGCACCTGGTCCTTGGCCTCGGCCAGGCTCTCCTCGAGCTCCGCAACCTGGGCGGCCAGCATCTCGGCCTCGGGGTTGTCGCCCACTTCGGCCTGCTCGCCCAGGGCCTCGGCTTCCTCGGCCGCCTCGATGGCTTCATCTTCCAGCGTGCCCTCTACAGGCTGCGGTTCGGCCTCCTCTTCGCGCCTTGCCAGCTCGTCGTCCAGCGGGGTCTGGGGTTCTTTAGCCATGAACATCTCCTGAAACGGTGAATCGGCCCCGCGGGCCGAACAGCATTCGGGTTGGCGATAGCATCGCAATCTGCCGCCTATATGGGGGCCGTGGCCAGAAACTCAAGAATAAATGGCCAAGGAATTGACATGTGCATTGAGAGAGAGACTGGTCTACTGTATAAAAACCCAATAAAGGTGTATGAATATCCAGCCTGCCGCTCAGACCAGCTGTCGCAACGCGCTGGCGAGAGCCTAAGGTGCCGGGAGGAAAGATGCTGACTCAGCTTGCCATTCGTGACTACGCCATCGTTGACCGCCTCGACTTTGAGCTTGCCGGTGGCATGACCGCCATTACCGGTGAGACCGGGGCCGGCAAGTCGATCCTGCTCGGCGCCCTGGGCCTGTGCCTGGGCGAGCGCGCCGACGCCGGCAGTATTCGCCATGGCTGCGAGCGTGCCGACCTCAGCGCCCGCTTCGACATCGCTGCACTGCCAGCCGCCCGCGCCTGGCTCACGGAGCGCGAACTGCCCGCCGACGATTGCCTGCTGCGCCGCGTGGTGACCGCTGCGGGCCGCTCCAAGGCATGGATCAACGGTCAGCCGGCAACCATCGCCGACCTCAAGGCGCTGGGTGAGCATCTGGTGGAAATTCACGGCCAGCACGCCCATCAGGCGCTGCTTCGCGAGGAGACCCACCTGCGCCTACTCGATGACTTCGCCGGCCAGCGCACGGCGGTGGCCGAACTGGCCGAAACCTTCCGCAGTTGGCAGGCCGCCCGCCGCCGGCTCAAGCGTCTGGCCGAAAGCGGCGACGAAGTGCAGGCGCGGCGACAGCTGCTGCGCTATCAGGTCGAGGAGCTGGACGCTCTGGCCCTGGGAGACGACGAGCTGGCGACCCTGGAGCAAGAACAGGAGCAGCTCGCCCATGCCGAGGAGACGATTCGCGAGGCCCAGTTCGCCGCCGATTGCTGCGACAGCGACGACGGCGGCGCACTTGCGCTGCTGCATCAGGCGACCAGCCGCCTTGGCGTACTGCCGGGCCATGCCCAGGGTGGGCTGGCCGAGGCGCTGAGCATGCTGGGCGAGGCTCGCATCCAGATCGAAGAGGCGGCACGGGAGCTGCACCGCTTCGTGGATACCACCGAGCTGGACCCGGAGCAGCTGGCCTGGGTGGAGTCGCGGCTGAGCGAAGTCCATCGCATCGCTCGCAAGCATCACATCATGCCCGAAGAGCTGCCCAGCCTGCACCGGCGGCTGCAGGCGGAGCTGGAAGGCCTGGAGGGAGGAGAGCACGACCTGGAAGCGCTGCGTGCGGAGGTGGAGGCCCTGCGCGATACCTGGCGCCAGCAGGCCCGTAGCGTTAGCGAGGCGCGGCAGAAGGCGGCCACCCGGTTCGGCAAGGCGGTACAGGAGCAATTGGCCTTCCTGGCCATGGGCAAGGCGCGCTTCGAGGTTGAAGTGGAAGCCCGCGAGCTGCCGGCCGCCGATGGCCTGGAGGGCGTTCGCTTCCTGATCAGCGCCAACCCAGGCCAGCCGCCTCGCCCGCTCTCCAAGGTGGCTTCCGGCGGCGAGCTGTCGCGCATCAGCCTGGCAATCCAGGTGGTGGCGGCACGCCACTCGACCATTCCCAGCCTCGTCTTCGACGAGGTGGATGTCGGTGTCTCGGGCGCCACCGCAGAGATCGTCGGCCAGCTGTTGCGACGGCTCGGCACCGGCGGGCAGGTAATGACGGTGACCCACCTGCCCCAGGTGGCAGCCCAGGCCCATCATCATCTGCATATCGAGAAGCAGGCGAAGCGCAACACCACCCAGACGCGCATGGCGCTACTCGACGAGGCCGGGCGGGTCACCGAACTGGCGCGCATGCTGGGCGGGGTCAACCTCTCCGACCGCACCCTGGCCCACGCCCGGGAGATGCTCGACGGCAGCCAGCAGAACGCACACCACTGAGCGCCACCTTCCAGGCTCCCAGCACCATCCACCGCCTAGACGACAGCGACCCCGCACCTTTCGGAGCGGGGTCGCTGTCAAGCCTGCCAAATGGCCCGGCTATGTCTGGAGCACCACTGGTGCGCTACGACGGATCAGACAGAGCCGCGGGGGCGCACGTAGAGCACCAGGGCGTGATCGACGAGCTCGAAGCCGTGCTCTTCGGCGATCTCTTTCTGGCGACGCTCGATGGTCTCGTCGAAGAACTCGATGATTTCACCGCTGTCCAGGCACACCATATGGTCATGGTGCTCTTCCTGGGAAATCTCGAACACGGCATGGCCGCCGTCGAAATTGTGGCGAATCACCAAGCCGGCCGACTCGAACTGGGTCAGCACACGATAGACGGTGGCGAGACCAACGTCTTCGCCAGCATCCAGCAGTGACTTGTACACATCCTCGGCACTCAGGTGGTGTTGGCCTGTGGCATTCTCGAGGATCTGCAGGATCTTCACGCGGGGCAAGGTGACCTTGAGGCCCGCCTTGCGCAGTTCATGGTTCTGGTCGGCCATGTTCGCTCTTCGCAGTATCAGGTAGGGTCGGGTATGATCGACCGAATCCACGATAGTGAAGAACGGACCCAAATGCAAAAGCTGATCAAGACCGCCACTCTTATCCTCGCCCTGACCCTGGTCAGTGGCTGTGTGTACAAGCGCGACCTGGCCCAGGGTAATTACATTACCGAAGGCATGGTCGAACAGCTGCAACCCGGCATGAGCCGCAGCCAAGTCGTGGGTGTCATGGGACGCCCACTGCTGGAAGCGCCTTTCGACGCCAGCCAGTGGGACTACATCTTCCGACTCGACAAGGCGTATGGCGGCGTCCAGCAGCGCCGTGTGACGCTGACCTTTGATAATGACCGCCTGGTCGATATCAATCAGCGAGGCGACCTGTCCGAGGATATTCAGCTCCGCGCTCAGGATGACGTTGGCCCGGCTGTCGATGGCGCCAGCCCCATGGGAGAGCTGCCGGAGACCCAGCCAGAAGCCGCGCCTCGCTCCGCGCCGGATGCAGGCGGCACGCTGCCACGCGGTGGCGAACCGGCCACGACAGAGCCGCTGGAGCTCTAGTCGAAACCCGGCAAAAGGGCATACCCGTGAAGGGTCAGGTTGGCTGCCGAGCGCGCGCCGCGCGCTCGGCACGGGCCGCCTTGGGGTCGATCTCAAGGGAGCGGTAGACCTCGACCCGATCCCCTTCCCGCAGAAGCTGCGAGTCGGGGTCCCGTACCGGTTTGCCGAAGATGCCCAGGTCGGCACGTTCGAAGGTGTCGGCCGCCACTTCCGGGAAATGCCTGGCCAGCTCGGCCTGGGCCACGGCCTGGCGCACCGTGGTGCCCTCGGCCACGTCCAGCTCGACGATGCGCTGCTTTTCGGGCAGCGCAAAGGCCACCTCGACGTGAATACGCCCTTCGCTAACGGCCATAGACTTCATCGGCCCGGCGAGTGAAGGAGTCCACCAGCTGTCCGGCCACCTGCTGGAACAGCTTGCCGAAGGCCATCCCCAGCAGGCGATTGGCGAATTCGAACTCGAGCTCCAGGCTGACCTTGCAGGAATCCTCGCCCATGGGCAGGAACAACCAGCGGCCGCGAAGCCGCTTGAAGGGACCGCTCACCAGTGACATCTCGATGCGCTCAGGCTCGATGAGGTCGTTGCGGGTAGTAAAGCTCTGCTCTATGCCGGCCCGGCCCAGGGTCATTTCGCCGATCAGGTGCGATTCATCGCGTTCGAGCAGCCGTGCCCGACGGCAGCCCGGCAAAAACTCCGGGTAGCGCTCGAAGTCGTTGACCAGTTCGAACATGTTCCGAGGGGTGTGCCGCACCAGGGCGGAACGATTGACCGTTGGCATGGAGCTCTCCGCTGACTTCACAGTGCCCAGGGCGTATCATGAGCGGTTATTTCATGCCTTGAATGGTATCACGCTTCCCCCCATATCGAAGGGGAGCTAGCCAAAGGCCGAACACGATACGAGGTACCATGG
It contains:
- the recN gene encoding DNA repair protein RecN; this translates as MLTQLAIRDYAIVDRLDFELAGGMTAITGETGAGKSILLGALGLCLGERADAGSIRHGCERADLSARFDIAALPAARAWLTERELPADDCLLRRVVTAAGRSKAWINGQPATIADLKALGEHLVEIHGQHAHQALLREETHLRLLDDFAGQRTAVAELAETFRSWQAARRRLKRLAESGDEVQARRQLLRYQVEELDALALGDDELATLEQEQEQLAHAEETIREAQFAADCCDSDDGGALALLHQATSRLGVLPGHAQGGLAEALSMLGEARIQIEEAARELHRFVDTTELDPEQLAWVESRLSEVHRIARKHHIMPEELPSLHRRLQAELEGLEGGEHDLEALRAEVEALRDTWRQQARSVSEARQKAATRFGKAVQEQLAFLAMGKARFEVEVEARELPAADGLEGVRFLISANPGQPPRPLSKVASGGELSRISLAIQVVAARHSTIPSLVFDEVDVGVSGATAEIVGQLLRRLGTGGQVMTVTHLPQVAAQAHHHLHIEKQAKRNTTQTRMALLDEAGRVTELARMLGGVNLSDRTLAHAREMLDGSQQNAHH
- the fur gene encoding ferric iron uptake transcriptional regulator gives rise to the protein MADQNHELRKAGLKVTLPRVKILQILENATGQHHLSAEDVYKSLLDAGEDVGLATVYRVLTQFESAGLVIRHNFDGGHAVFEISQEEHHDHMVCLDSGEIIEFFDETIERRQKEIAEEHGFELVDHALVLYVRPRGSV
- a CDS encoding outer membrane protein assembly factor BamE; this encodes MQKLIKTATLILALTLVSGCVYKRDLAQGNYITEGMVEQLQPGMSRSQVVGVMGRPLLEAPFDASQWDYIFRLDKAYGGVQQRRVTLTFDNDRLVDINQRGDLSEDIQLRAQDDVGPAVDGASPMGELPETQPEAAPRSAPDAGGTLPRGGEPATTEPLEL
- a CDS encoding RnfH family protein; the encoded protein is MAVSEGRIHVEVAFALPEKQRIVELDVAEGTTVRQAVAQAELARHFPEVAADTFERADLGIFGKPVRDPDSQLLREGDRVEVYRSLEIDPKAARAERAARARQPT
- a CDS encoding type II toxin-antitoxin system RatA family toxin, translated to MPTVNRSALVRHTPRNMFELVNDFERYPEFLPGCRRARLLERDESHLIGEMTLGRAGIEQSFTTRNDLIEPERIEMSLVSGPFKRLRGRWLFLPMGEDSCKVSLELEFEFANRLLGMAFGKLFQQVAGQLVDSFTRRADEVYGR